The sequence below is a genomic window from Sander lucioperca isolate FBNREF2018 chromosome 6, SLUC_FBN_1.2, whole genome shotgun sequence.
AACGGTGTCTGTTTGAAGGTAATCCCCTCTTTGCCTCTGCCTTTAAAAAGTAGCCAATATAAGACAAGAATGAGGGGAGGGAACGCCTCATTGTAACTGCACCAGggcttcaagtgtgtgtgtgtgtgtgtgtgtgtgtgtgtgtgtgtgtgtgtgtgtgtgtgtgtgtgtgtgtgtgtgttttctgtggggCTCAGCAGGTTTAGGAGATTTTCTCACCTCGTTCAGCCCTCTGGGTTAGTGTTACTCTAATGctcttaaagtgtgtgtgtgtgtgtgtgttgcaaagATAATTAGGCtgatggaggtgtgtgtgtgtgtgttttaatcccATTCACGGTGCTTACTAGGCAATTGGTCAATGAAATTAAGTGTGGAAGACTTGTCATTCATTTAAACTGCAACTAACGATGTTTTCATTAGTGGTTATTAAgtcttgtcttttcctggttttaaaggcagCGTTACAGTAAAGAGATGTAACTTTTTGAGTTTACCTGATTTACTAGCtgttttacatatatatatatatatatatatatacacatatgcgcacacacatacatatgcacacacatacatgctttTGGCGTATCCCTCTGACCGCCGCTCTGTCTCTGGTGTCCCAGCAGGCGAGGGAGACGGAGACGTGGGTGCCCATGAAGACCACGCAGACGGTCGCCATGTCGACGCGCCACGGCGACCTAGAGTCGTCGGGAGACTCGCCGAACGGCTCGGACTTCGGCTTCACGGACGGCGAAGACAACAAAAACGGCGACGACAGCGACAGCGATTACTACACGGAGACGCTGTACGACGACGAGGACGAGGACGAGTACGACGGCTTCTCGGGATCCGGGGACGGAGGTCGGTCTTCGCAAATACTTTCTAAACATTTAATAATGATACAAatacttttttaacattttaaatcaacctttttttaacattgtgtgtttgttataATTATGAAGGAAttcttgttgatttttttttttatatataaaactattaaaaaaaaaaatcaggattTAAAATAAAGAATCTGTTTCTTTCCACAGCAACAACTATGTCGCCTGTAACAGAGTCCAAGCCATCAGTTACGGTaagaatatgtatataatatacacaTCCATGCATATATACCTACGCGCAcatgcacgcatacacacatgcacacatatgcgcacacacacacgcacacacacatacgcgcacacacatatatatatatatatatatatatatatatagatatatatatacatacacacatacatatatatgtgtgtgtgtatatatatatatatatatatatatatatatatatatatatatatatatacatacatacacacatatacatatatgtgtgtgtgtattatatctatatatatatctatatatatatatattgtatatatatgtgtgtgtatatatatatatatatatgtgtgtgtatatatatatatatatatatattatatatattatatatatatatatatatatatattatatatatatatatgtgtgtgtgtatatatatatatatgtgtgtgtatgtatatatatatatatatatatatatatatatagatatatatatatgatatatatatatatatatataatatgtgtgtatatatatatatgtgtgtatatatatatgtgtgtgtatatatatatgtgtgtatatatatatatgtatgtatatatatgtatatatatatgtgtatatatgtatatatgtatgtatatatgtatatatatgtatgtatgtatatgtatgtatatatatatgtatatatatatatgtatgtatatatatgtatgtatatatatgtatatatatgtatgtatatatatgtatgtatatatgtatgtatatatattatgtatatatgtatatatatatatatatatatatatatatatatatatatatatatatgtatatatatatatatatatgtatgtatgtatatatatatgtatgtatgtatatatatatgtatgtatgtatgtatatgtatatgtatatatatatatgtatatgtatatgtatatgtgtgtatatatatatgtatatgtgtgtatatatatatgtatatgtgtgtatgtatatgtgtgtatatatatatgtgtatatgtatatatatgtgtatgtatatatatgtgtatgtatatatgtatatgtatgtatatatgtatatatatatgtatatatatgtatatatgtatatatatgtatatatatgtatatatgtatatatatgtgtgtgtatgtatatatgtatatatatatatgtgtgtatgtatatatatatatatgtatgtatgtatatatgtatatgtgtgtatgtatgtatgtatgtatatatatatatatatatatatatatatatatatgtgtgtatatatatatatatatatatatgtgtgtgtatatatatatgtatatgtgtatatatatgcgcgcacacatacactcataaatacatgcagacatacacgtatacacacatacccatttatttttttctttgccgGTATCACCTATTGATGCCCATGTTTTATCTGTTCCTTGTGTTACTAACTACTTCTCTGATTCCATTTAATTGACTTTAAatccctctctccatcctcaGCCCGATGTGAACGACAACAACATCCCGGGGGCAGAGCGCCCGGTGCGGCCGACCGTCAACGAGGTGGACATCGTGCGGAAGAGTAACGAAATCCCCCTGCTGTCGAACGAGGCGGTGCTCGGCGAGGAGCAGTCCAACGTCCTCATGGCCCACGCCGGAGAGGACAGCATCTTCAACAAGACGGAGGTCCTCGCAGGTCAGTacgatttttttatttatttatttttttttctttttccccccacccctacaaATTACTGAAAAGGTTGTATCCTCAttctcttttttcccccctcgtgctttaaaaaaagtctAACGTCTCTCGGGTCTCTTCCAGCTCTGATCGCGGGTGGCGCGGTCGGCCTGATGTTCgccatcctcctcatcctcctgctcATCTACCGCATGAAGAAGAAGGACGAGGGCAGCTACGACCTGGGGAAGAAACCCATCTACAAGAAAGCCCCCACCACAGAGATCTACGCATAGACCCTCATCtcctcccaacacacacacacacacacacacacacacacacacacacacacacacacacacacacacacacacacacacacacgcacacacacccctcACTCCCTCGACCCTTAAAAACCCAATCATGGCCGGCGTCCGGCCTCACAGTGCCTCATCATTCTCACTTTTCTTGAGCGGATTACCGCTCGCTAACGAATCAGGAGAGAAGCCCCAACAACACAATCGATTGACTGACTCCTCCTACCTGATGTACGCCAATATTATGGGTGCTCTCTCGACCAATCAGAGGCTCTGTTCTGTCCTCTTGTCcatctctttgtttttgtttggaaAAGGAGCAACAGGAGTGGACCATTTCCGCTGTGGTTCACGGTGATCGTTTTTACATCTGTACACgtacatgtgtttttttattattttgtcccCATGtcaagagaaaaaacaaacaacagaacTTAACAACGGAGGACTTCGGAGAACTTttaaactcccttttttttctcatttcttttcCCCGCCTTCCCGTTAAAAAACACTAACACTGTTCAATGACTCTTATGTCTCGCTACGGTACACATTAACAGTCCAGTTATTTATTTCCCCTCTCTGTTTTATTCCTCCTTTTGTTGGATTGCAGCTGCTCACATTGCTGTAGAAAAATGACTTTCATGTGAACATTTTTATTAGAACTTGTTTTAAAGAACTCCTTGTAACGCAGAGAGAtttcagattttcttttctattaAACATCCCTATCATAATGGGAAAGAATTGAGCTCATGTTGTTTGATTTGAGGAAAATGGACGTGGCTGTAACGCCTGGTAGATTCACGCTCTGTCATCCGTTAGAGGAGTTAGAACTGATGTTAATAATTACAATATTTGCTCATTTTTATCCTCACAGTGCTCCTacgattacattttttagaACCGAGACGGTCAAACAAAGGGCCAAGAAGTGTTTGGAAATCATTGTTTCTgcctttttcacacacacaaagtgcagAAGATAATTAAGTTCATGTTGTGTACATTTTCAGATGCCACCGAGTTCATTAAAACAACCTtcaaaagactttttttttttttttttttctttttttaaacttctggcatgttttttgtatttcctcATGTGGGGAAAGTCCCATCAGTCTGGCACGTAGCGCCTGATAAGTAAGCTAAACTAATCTGGGAAAACACTGTATGacctaggacacacacacacacacacacccagctgCTTGTTTAAAAGCTTGGAAAGATGTTTTACTACTATAATAATTACCGCTGTGCCTCCGAggtttgttttctgttattATGGAGAACTCGCCTGGAGGTGAAGCAACATGCTCCTATAGGGTGACGCACCTAcattcctcacacacacacagacacacacacaaacacatagacacacacacacccctcacaAAGATCCGACACCGTGACGACTGAATTTGCTGACTCTTTAACCATAAGATTCaagcttaaaggaatagtttgagacgatcgataccactctcattaaATTAATGACattgcttagcttagcttagcataaagactggaaaccgAGGGGGAATCCCTAGCCTGGCTCTGGCAAAACAACTGAAGACATTTGTATGATTACAGAGTTGGCCGTGTGAGAGTTGATGCGACTCTACGTCGACGACATGACGCTCAATACCacaaatgtgtgtttctgttacaGAAAGCGACGAGTCAGTTATATTGTCACTTTCAAAAAGTTGAGTTTCCCGGTCGTAATTAGGACCTGGAAGTGGAACATGAACGCTGTTTGCGAGTCAGAAACTTAACGTAGGCACCAAGTTACGATGCCTCCGATACGTCCAAGAATGTGCCTTCAGTTTACTAACTGCATGTTATATCTCGTTTGTTTAACACGCACAAAAAGCGTAGTTGGAAATtataattttctgtttttacaggAGAGTTGAGCACCGAACTATTTCAGGAAACTTCCAGTAAAGAAAATTGTCTGACACACAATCTGTTCAAAATGCAGAAATGTCGTTCTTTAGCCCAGTTCTTTCTTCAGATTTaacaaataaagtaaaaagtgttaattagtgagctttaaaggACCGTgtaacagagccaggctagccgtttccctttgttttcagtctttatgctaagctaagctaaccggctgcttcTTTAACGTACAGACATGACAGTGGTATCGATCTTTAGAAAGTAACGAGCGTATTTAACTATTCCTTCATCCTGTCTGTCAACATTTCTACATCCTGGACATTCAAGTGCTGAAATGCTTTTTAACTCATATTTATCTTTTACATTAACTTGTAAACAAGAAACTTAACATCCTTTTCATCcagtaaatgttttatttgtccAATGAAAAGGCATTTTAAGCTCTGTGATCGGAGAAACTGGTAGTGTTTGGTactttctgttgttgtttttttaaaccatggGGTTGATTTGTTTCTCAATAAGCTACACCGACAGTTGTTAAGttttatttgttcattttttggggggtttgGCGCTCACATTTCTCAGCTGAAGACAGACCGGTCTACCAAGGATTTGTATATAGCCATAAcgattttaaaaatgtacaaaaactgaaagagatattaaccctcgtgttgtcgtcgaccgtgcaacttctAGTTTTTCTGGCTTAACGTTTTAATAaaaactttttatttaaataaaaggttTTTGCACACTTATTTCCTCAAGTTGTTGGTCACTTTTACCGATGATTTTGTCGATTTGCCGCGTTTTTGAAGGTTTTTAccaacttttgttttttctgggtTTTGGTCgtcgacacttttgtcacttttttccaagtttctGTCAGtatttttctgcgcttttttgatgttcttttcccatgtttttctTCCTggcgtttttgtcactttttccaaagtttttggtcacttttttcgatgcttttgtcacatttctctgtacttttttgacattttttccctactttttccaacgttcttttgtcattattttctccaaatgctttaaaatggaataaaacacccaaattcaatgaaaaccTGTGAAGAGCGTTTTATGGAACCATCCAGGTTATTAATTTTGAccatttggttgaaagaaacccacatttctgatataaaaactttttgaaaatgggtcaaatttgacccaaggacaacaggagggttaaaaaaataacaaaactgaAAGAGATATTAACTCGGTACTTAGCCACATCCTGGCAACACACAAATATCTACCAAATATTTAAATGCCAAAtagttttttctgtttgttcccCCGCCAGTAACGTAGGCGtgatttttactgtaaatgtaaatgataaaacatgttttgataCTAACTCCTCTCATTGTTTTCCAGTGTTTTTaggtgttggtttttttttttacctccagTAGATCAACTTGTtccccttttttgttttttaatttaactgtcaaattattttattgccTTCTTTCAGGTTTTGGGggtgtgtcccccccccctttttaaGCTGTTGTATATGTGATTTTAAAAGTTTTATAAACAGTAGTTTGAGATTTCCAGAGGCAAATAGTTTTGaaactttttattttgtaagaGTTTCTATTATCTTTTTAGACTTTggttttgtatttatgtatttctgtctgtttgttagaaGGATTGCTGATGTGGTTGGTGTTCATCTTGTTGTTTGGGGAGGATGTTGTGTCGATGTTGTCGGGAGCggaccggggggggggggtgactaTTACCTGGAACTGTTTGCGTCTGTCTTTTCTTTCGCAGCCAACATGGAGCCTGATGACAAGCGcgtaggttttgtttcaacattatTGTGGGGAACACCTTGTAACCGGGGGCCCCAGAAAAGTTTATTTATGAAAGGGGacagtgcaaattaataaatgcaTGATTATATGTGGgttaaatatgccagaattagccagaAGGCTATTTTTTCACCTGTAGTCCCCTGCCCtcgacgataaaaaaaaaaaaaaaaggctttttaaatacaaagaaacaaaaagaaagacaacacaagcaaaACACAACTTGGCACAGAAGCAGAACAACCGAGCCTATTAGACCAGACACAGCTGTTAAGAGCCGGAAAAGCAGTAGTCTAACACTAAcactaaccataaccctaaatAATaaaccctcatactctgcttctgactggctagtagtccttaccta
It includes:
- the sdc4 gene encoding syndecan-4 isoform X1, encoding MLSLCLVLILSASVFSESQARETETWVPMKTTQTVAMSTRHGDLESSGDSPNGSDFGFTDGEDNKNGDDSDSDYYTETLYDDEDEDEYDGFSGSGDGATTMSPVTESKPSVTPDVNDNNIPGAERPVRPTVNEVDIVRKSNEIPLLSNEAVLGEEQSNVLMAHAGEDSIFNKTEVLAALIAGGAVGLMFAILLILLLIYRMKKKDEGSYDLGKKPIYKKAPTTEIYA
- the sdc4 gene encoding syndecan-4 isoform X2, which encodes MLSLCLVLILSASVFSESARETETWVPMKTTQTVAMSTRHGDLESSGDSPNGSDFGFTDGEDNKNGDDSDSDYYTETLYDDEDEDEYDGFSGSGDGATTMSPVTESKPSVTPDVNDNNIPGAERPVRPTVNEVDIVRKSNEIPLLSNEAVLGEEQSNVLMAHAGEDSIFNKTEVLAALIAGGAVGLMFAILLILLLIYRMKKKDEGSYDLGKKPIYKKAPTTEIYA